The Coffea arabica cultivar ET-39 chromosome 4e, Coffea Arabica ET-39 HiFi, whole genome shotgun sequence genome includes a window with the following:
- the LOC113742823 gene encoding E3 ubiquitin-protein ligase RGLG2, whose amino-acid sequence MGGKSSKSSTSGRYSSYSSSSNSWGNYGSPHSQYPQPSYNYAPQPSYNYAPAPPPQESRRRLERKYSRIDDDYTSLEQVTDALARAGLESSNLIVGIDFTKSNEWTGARSFHRKSLHHLGDGQNPYEQAISIIGRTLSKFDEDNLIPCFGFGDASTHDQEVFSFYPDERFCDGFEEVLSRYRELVPQLRLAGPTSFAPVIEMAMTIVEQSGGQYHVLLIIADGQVTRSIDTGRGQLSPQERKTVEAIVKASEYPLSIVLVGVGDGPWDMMREFDDNIPARAFDNFQFVNFTEIMSKNVDRSRKEAEFALSALMEIPSQYKATLELDILGVSKGNGMDRVPLPPPLYGPASHGTPKTSRNSSFRPSAPSCGPEPPFARSQAASSSDSHLCPICLTDPKNMAFGCGHQTCCECGQDLQLCPICRDTISTRIKLY is encoded by the exons ATGGGTGGCAAGAGTTCGAAGAGCTCAACTTCTGGTCGATACTCATCTTACAGTTCCAGTTCAAATTCATGGGGTAATTATGGCAGTCCACACTCGCAGTACCCTCAACCAAGTTACAATTATGCACCTCAACCAAGTTACAATTATGCACCTGCACCTCCACCCCAGGAATCGAGGAGACGGCTTGAGAGGAAATATTCAAGGATAGATGATGACTACACTAGTTTGGAACAG GTTACTGACGCTCTTGCACGTGCTGGCCTGGAATCATCAAATCTTATTGTTGGTATTGATTTCACCAAAAGCAACGAGTGGACAG GTGCTAGGTCATTCCACAGAAAAAGTTTACATCACCTTGGAGATGGGCAAAACCCATATGAACAGGCCATATCAATTATTGGAAGGACACTATCCAAATTTGATGAGGACAATCTAATTccatgttttggatttggagatg CTTCAACGCATGACCAAGAAGTTTTCAGCTTCTATCCAGATGAGCGATTTTGTGACGGCTTTGAGGAAGTATTGAGCCGCTATAGAGAATTAGTTCCACAATTGCGACTTGCAG GACCAACATCCTTTGCTCCAGTCATTGAGATGGCCATGACTATCGTTGAGCAAAGTGGTGGACAGTACCATGTCTTACTGATCATAGCAGATGGGCAG GTGACAAGAAGTATAGATACTGGGCGTGGTCAATTAAGCCCACAGGAAAGGAAAACTGTTGAGGCAATTGTGAAAGCAAG TGAGTACCCTCTATCAATTGTTTTGGTTGGGGTTGGAGATGGACCATGGGATATGATGAGGGAGTTTGATGATAATATCCCTGCTCGTGCCTTTGACAATTTTCAG TTTGTAAATTTTACAGAGATAATGTCAAAGAATGTGGACAGATCCAGGAAAGAGGCTGAGTTTGCTCTTTCAGCGTTGATGGAAATACCTTCTCAGTATAAAGCAACGCTGGAGCTTGATATATTGGG TGTTAGCAAGGGGAATGGCATGGATAGGGTTCCCCTCCCCCCTCCTCTCTACGGTCCAGCCTCTCATGGCACGCCGAAAACTTCAAGAAACAGCAGTTTTCGTCCAAGCGCACCTTCTTGTGGACCTGAGCCACCTTTTGCAAGGAGTCAAGCTGCAAGTTCTTCTGATAGCCAT CTTTGTCCCATATGCCTTACTGATCCAAAGAACATGGCCTTTGGTTGTGGACATCAG ACATGCTGCGAGTGTGGGCAGGACCTTCAGTTGTGCCCAATTTGCCGGGATACCATAAGTACAAGGATCAAACTTTACTGA
- the LOC113741261 gene encoding indole-3-glycerol phosphate synthase, chloroplastic-like — MEASISLRAAANTPTRVVALQSIHLKPRLRFFKPTPVGSSMAHNTPLSIQAQKSELKEASAEITERDALKIKEWEVGMFQDEVAASQGIKIRRRPPTGPPLHYVGPFEFRIQNEGNTPRNILEEIVWHKDLEVSQMKEREPLPVLKKALENAPPVRDFIGALKTANLQTGLPGLIAEVKKASPSRGVLREDFDPVEIAKAYEKGGAACLSVLTDQKYFQGGFENLEKIRNSGVKCPLLCKEFVIDAWQIYFARTKGADAILLIAAVLPDLDIKYMTKICKLLGLTPLVEVHDEREMDRVLGIDGIELIGINNRNLETFKVDISNTKNLLQGERGRIIQERGIIVVGESGLFTPADIAYVQEAGVKAVLVGESIVKQDDPTKGIIGLFGKDISC; from the exons ATGGAAGCTTCAATATCCCTGAGAGCAGCTGCAAATACACCAACAAGGGTGGTGGCCCTGCAGTCAATCCATCTCAAACCCAGATTAAGATTTTTCAAGCCAACCCCAGTTGGAAGTTCAATGGCACACAACACCCCTCTAAGCATTCAAGCTCAAAAG TCTGAATTGAAAGAAGCTTCAGCTGAAATTACTGAGAGAGATGCTCTTAAGATTAAGGAATGGGAAGTTGGGATGTTTCAAGATGAGGTTGCTGCAAGCCAAGGTATAAAAATCAGGAGGCGTCCGCCAACGGGGCCTCCTTTGCATTATGTGGGTCCTTTTGAGTTTAGAATTCAGAATGAGGGGAATACCCCACGTAATATACTTGAAGAGATTGTGTGGCACAAGGACCTGGAAGTATCTCAG ATGAAAGAGAGAGAGCCTCTTCCCGTGTTGAAGAAAGCTCTTGAGAATGCTCCGCCAGTTAGAGACTTTATTGGAGCACTTAAGACAGCAAATTTGCAAACTGGATTGCCTGGTCTAATTGCTGAAGTCAAAAAGGCTTCTCCCAGTAGAGGAGTTTTAAGGGAAGATTTTGACCCT GTTGAAATTGCTAAGGCCTATGAAAAAGGTGGAGCAGCATGCCTCAGTGTATTAACAGACCAGAAATACTTTCAA GGAGGCTTTGAGAATTTGGAGAAAATAAGGAATTCAGGAGTGaag TGCCCTCTCTTATGCAAAGAGTTTGTTATAGATGCTTGGCAAATATACTTTGCTCGCACAAAAGGCGCAGATGCAATCCTGTTAATTGCTGCTGTTTTACCTGATCTTGATATCAAATACATGACTAAGATCTGCAAATTGCTTGGTTTAACACCACTTGTGGAG GTACATGATGAGAGGGAGATGGATCGTGTTCTTGGGATTGATGGGATTGAACTTATTGGAATAAACAACCGTAACCTCG AAACATTTAAGGTTGACATCAGCAATACTAAAAATCTTCTTCAAGGAGAACGTGGGAGAATAATCCAAGAAAGAGGCATAATT GTCGTTGGTGAGTCTGGACTTTTTACACCTGCTGATATTGCATACGTGCAAGAAGCTGGCGTCAAAGCG GTTTTGGTTGGAGAGTCAATTGTTAAGCAGGATGATCCAACGAAGGGAATTATCGGACTCTTTGGTAAAGATATATCATGTTGA
- the LOC113740708 gene encoding aldehyde oxidase GLOX-like, with the protein MVQRNFLSFLIKCIVFLLFFLLLSTELCNAARELSSRGNRKGKWQLLLKNAGVVAMHMALTHYDTVVILDQIGSQQSGYRLKRRLNGTKCDHRYRDSEDWSCYAHSVEYDIMRNKIRPLHINSDTWCSSGSILSDGTIIQTGGYGGGSQRIRYFKPCDHNGRCDWKQNKHSLSDMRWYASNLLLPDKDRVIVVGGRRIFTYEFVPKLSSREKAYDLPFLHKTYERRREGNNLYPFLHLSSDGNLFIFANRDSILFNYKRRKVVKTFPRIPKDGGRSYPSTGSSVILPLDHENGFQKVEVMICGGAAPGAYGAANEGKFLKGLSSCGRMVITGNRHKWKMENMPGPRVMGDMLILPTGHILIINGAKRGCAGWENAASPALEPYLYKPKKRQGRRFTVLKAAKIPRMYHSSAILLPDGRVLVAGSNPNRRYEFKNVKYPTELRLQAFVPDHMDQKFDHRRAHNLSISTSNGEENIGYGREFGVHFWLRGKISSKDVIFSVYAVPFTTHSLSMNQRMLRLKCKKMVKDENGLVNAIVEAPPSANVAPAGYYLLTVVNGGIPSKSQWIRFTHK; encoded by the coding sequence ATGGTGCAAAGGAATTTCCTTAGCTTCTTAATCAAATGTATCGTCTTCCTGCTGTTTTTCCTCCTGCTATCCACTGAACTGTGCAATGCAGCTAGAGAGCTTTCTAGTAGAGGGAACAGAAAAGGGAAATGGCAACTTCTATTGAAGAATGCAGGTGTTGTAGCCATGCATATGGCCTTGACACACTACGACACTGTTGTCATACTTGATCAGATTGGCTCTCAGCAATCTGGTTACCGCCTAAAACGAAGGCTGAATGGGACAAAGTGTGACCACAGGTATAGGGATTCGGAGGACTGGTCCTGTTATGCTCATTCAGTGGAGTATGACATTATGAGAAACAAGATTAGGCCTCTACATATTAATTCTGATACTTGGTGCTCCTCTGGTTCCATACTGAGTGATGGAACCATTATTCAAACGGGTGGCTATGGTGGTGGTTCGCAAAGAATTCGTTACTTCAAGCCATGTGATCATAATGGCCGTTGTGATTGGAAGCAGAATAAGCATTCTCTTTCAGATATGAGATGGTATGCTTCCAATCTACTATTGCCTGACAAGGATAGAGTCATTGTTGTTGGTGGAAGAAGGATTTTTACCTACGAGTTTGTACCTAAATTGTCATCCAGGGAGAAGGCTTATGATCTGCCTTTCTTGCACAAGACATACGAAAGAAGGAGAGAAGGGAATAACCTCTATCCCTTCCTTCATCTTTCTTCTGATGGCAATTTGTTCATCTTTGCAAACCGAGATTCCATTCTTTTCAACTacaaaagaaggaaagttgtgaAGACATTTCCCAGGATTCCAAAGGATGGAGGAAGGAGCTATCCTAGCACTGGCTCATCTGTTATTCTTCCTTTAGACCATGAAAATGGCTTTCAAAAAGTTGAAGTCATGATATGCGGAGGTGCTGCTCCAGGGGCATATGGGGCCGCCAATGAAGGGAAATTCTTGAAGGGCTTAAGCTCTTGTGGCAGAATGGTGATCACAGGTAACAGGCACAAGTGGAAGATGGAGAACATGCCTGGACCACGAGTAATGGGTGATATGTTGATTCTCCCCACTGGCCATATACTGATCATAAACGGTGCAAAACGAGGCTGTGCTGGATGGGAAAATGCAGCCTCCCCTGCTCTAGAGCCATATCTCTACAAGCCCAAAAAAAGACAAGGAAGAAGGTTCACAGTCCTAAAAGCCGCCAAAATTCCCAGAATGTACCATTCATCAGCTATTCTTCTCCCTGATGGGAGAGTTCTTGTAGCAGGAAGTAATCCTAACAGGAGGTATGAATTCAAGAATGTGAAATATCCCACTGAGCTAAGGCTACAAGCTTTTGTCCCTGATCATATGGACCAAAAATTCGATCACAGAAGGGCACATAACCTGTCAATCTCCACCAGTAATGGGGAGGAAAATATTGGCTATGGAAGAGAGTTTGGAGTTCATTTTTGGCTAAGAGGGAAAATCAGCAGCAAAGATGTGATATTCAGTGTCTATGCAGTTCCCTTTACAACTCATTCCCTTTCCATGAATCAGAGGATGCTAAGacttaaatgcaagaaaatggtCAAGGATGAAAATGGACTGGTGAATGCAATTGTTGAAGCTCCTCCATCTGCTAATGTTGCACCTGCTGGCTATTATCTGCTCACAGTTGTGAATGGAGGGATACCTAGCAAATCTCAGTGGATCAGGTTCACACACAAATGA
- the LOC113741675 gene encoding uncharacterized protein — MFWSVVVRSSSSRRSIGFVNQIVPCFFGVSRTIYSSSSRSCLASNGGGGGDGVDNGFRAFEDYLNESWKSCNFDEEIELKTTWRSQNSTFQQKQNVSSRSSFIDTVRNDANRVLEILRQDGPGFDTKAALDDLKLRLSGLLVRQVLLGILTSISFANKKRSAKLGFKFFVWSGQQENYSHTTNSYHLIMKIFAEAEEFKAMWRLLDEMIHKGYPTSARTFNLLICTCGEAGLAKKVIERFIKSKTFNYRPFKHCFNAILHSLVVLHHYKLIEWVYQQMLVEGHSPDILTYNILLCSKYRQGKLEQFHRLLDEMGQNGFSPDFHTYNLLLHVLGKGDKPLAALNLLNHMKEVSCDPTILHFTTLIDGLSRAGNLDACKYFFDEMIKQGCMPDVVCYTVMITGYVEAGEFHMAQEMFDEMISEGQLPNVFTYNSMIRGLCMAGKFEEACLMLKEMERRGCNPNFLVYSTLVSYLRNAGKLSQAHEIIKDMVEKGKYAHLVSKIKRYRRC, encoded by the coding sequence ATGTTTTGGTCTGTAGTTGTTCGGTCGTCTTCGTCCCGACGAAGTATTGGTTTTGTTAATCAGATAGTTCCTTGCTTTTTTGGCGTATCAAGAACCATATATAGCAGCAGTAGCCGCAGCTGTCTTGCATCtaatggtggtggtggtggtgatggtGTGGATAATGGGTTTCGCGCTTTCGAGGATTACTTGAACGAATCTTGGAAAAGTTGCAATTTTGATGAGGAAATAGAGTTAAAAACAACGTGGAGAAGTCAAAATAGTACTTTCCAACAAAAGCAAAATGTTTCTTCAAGAAGTAGTTTTATTGACACGGTAAGAAATGATGCTAATAGGGTTCTTGAAATTCTTCGGCAAGATGGTCCTGGATTTGATACCAAAGCTGCTTTAGATGATTTGAAACTTAGGCTTTCTGGGCTTCTTGTGAGACAGGTTCTTTTAGGCATTTTGACGAGCATAAGTTTTGCAAACAAGAAACGGAGCGCGAAGCTCGGGTTCAAATTCTTTGTGTGGTCTGGTCAGCAAGAGAACTATAGTCACACCACAAATTCGTATCATCTGATAATGAAGATATTTGCGGAGGCTGAGGAATTTAAAGCAATGTGGAGATTGCTTGATGAAATGATCCACAAGGGGTATCCGACATCTGCTCGAACTTTTAATCTGCTGATTTGTACTTGTGGTGAGGCTGGATTAGCGAAGAAAGTCATAGAGAGGTTTATAAAATCGAAGACGTTTAACTATAGGCCATTTAAGCACTGTTTTAATGCAATTTTACATTCTCTAGTGGTACTGCATCATTACAAGTTGATTGAGTGGGTGTACCAGCAGATGTTGGTTGAAGGTCATTCTCCGGATATTTTAACTTATAACATCCTCTTGTGCTCTAAGTATAGGCAGGGGAAACTGGAACAGTTTCATAGATTACTGGATGAAATGGGACAAAATGGGTTCTCACCTGATTTTCATACTTACAACCTCCTCCTTCATGTGCTAGGTAAAGGGGACAAGCCTCTTGCGGCCCTGAACCTTTTAAACCACATGAAGGAAGTAAGTTGTGATCCAACCATTCTTCACTTCACCACATTAATAGATGGGCTCAGCCGAGCTGGGAATTTGGATGCTTGCAAGTACTTTTTTGATGAGATGATTAAGCAGGGATGCATGCCTGATGTTGTTTGTTACACTGTAATGATAACAGGGTATGTTGAGGCAGGGGAGTTTCATATGGCTCAGGAAATGTTTGATGAAATGATCAGTGAAGGACAGCTTCCAAATGTTTTTACTTACAATTCTATGATCCGAGGGTTATGCATGGCTGGGAAGTTTGAGGAGGCTTGCTTGATGCTGAAAGAAATGGAACGGAGAGGTTGTAATCCTAATTTCTTGGTGTATAGTACCTTAGTGAGTTACCTGAGAAATGCTGGAAAGCTTTCTCAAGCCCATGAAATTATAAAAGATATGGTGGAAAAAGGGAAGTATGCCCATCTAGTTTCGAAGATAAAAAGATACAGGAGGTGCTAA
- the LOC113741722 gene encoding probable galactinol--sucrose galactosyltransferase 2, which yields MTITAVPSITNGRLVVRGKIILTGIPDNVVITPGKAGSAFLGATSENTASRHVFGLGVLEDYQFLCLFIAKIWWMIPRVGKSGREIPMETQMLLLEAREDSSLVDEDSFDAPDENKFYILLLPVLDGSFRASLQGAASNELQFCVESGDPSVQTSQALEAVFLNAGDNPFELIKDSIKLLAKHKGTFNHIGNKKTPAHLDWFGWCTWDAFYTKVDPDGILEGLKSFSEAGCSPKFLIIDDGWQDTANEFQKEGQPFVEGTQFATRLVDIKENSKFKSYGPDGSETNLRDFIGTIKKRCGLKYVYMWHALAGYWGGLLPSSETLKEHNPKIEYPVQSPGNLGNLRDIAMDSLEKYGVGTIDPEKIYDFYNDLHSYLANSGVDGVKVDVQNVIATLGSGHGGRVAITRKYLGALDESIDKNFRDNNLICCMCHNSDSIYSSKKSATARASEDFMPNEPAFQTLHIATVSFNSLLLGEIVVPDWDMFHSNHTTAEFHGAARAIGGCAVYVSDKPGKHDIKILKKLVLPDGSVLRARYAGRPTRDCLFVDPVMDGKSLLKIWNLNKLTGVLGVFNCQGAGSWPLKEAVHDLPIKHSQDSLISSHARPSDVEFLDEIAGKNWNGDSAVYAFNSGNLSIVPKNKRFQVSLDVLKCEIFTISPVRVFNETLEFAPLGLIDMYNSGGAIEDIMWISKDLSGTLKIRVRGCGRFGAYSSTKPSCCKMDIEEEKFWYNHENGLLIIDLQGGCNLRDLEIEY from the exons ATGACAATAACGGCTGTTCCATCTATTACAAATGGACGCCTTGTCGTCCGTGGGAAGATTATTTTGACAGGAATTCCAGATAATGTTGTTATTACACCAGGGAAAGCAGGATCAGCCTTCTTGGGTGCAACATCAGAAAATACAGCATCTCGCCATGTTTTTGGTCTTGGAGTTCTCGA GGATTACCAATTCTTGTGTCTGTTTATCGCAAAGATATGGTGGATGATACCTCGTGTTGGAAAATCTGGAAGAGAGATACCGATGGAAACTCAAATGCTTCTCTTGGAAGCAAGAGAAGATTCTAGTCTTGTTGATGAGGACTCTTTTGATGCTCCTGATGAAAATAAGTTCTATATTTTGTTGTTGCCAGTATTGGATGGATCTTTTAGGGCAAGTCTGCAAGGGGCAGCCTCTAATGAGCTCCAATTCTGTGTTGAAAGTG GTGATCCGAGTGTCCAAACTTCTCAAGCGTTGGAAGCAGTTTTTCTCAATGCAGGGGACAATCCATTTGAACTCATCAAGGACTCCATCAA ACTTTTGGCAAAGCACAAGGGTACATTTAATCACATTGGGAACAAGAAG ACTCCTGCAcacttggactggtttggatGGTGTACATGGGATGCTTTTTATACTAAAGTGGATCCAGATGGAATTTTAGAGGGTCTTAAAAG TTTCTCAGAAGCTGGCTGCTCTCCAAAATTCCTGATAATCGATGATGGATGGCAAGATACAGCAAATGAGTTTCAAAAGGAAGGGCAACCCTTTGTTGAAGGAACACA ATTTGCTACAAGGCTGGTGGATATCAAGGAAAATAGTAAATTTAAGAGCTATGGACCAGATGGTTCAGAAACCAACCTCAGGGACTTTATAGGAACCATCAAGAAGAGATGTGGTTTGAA ATACGTTTACATGTGGCATGCATTAGCTGGTTACTGGGGTGGACTCCTTCCTTCATCCGAAACACTAAAGGAACACAATCCCAAGATTGAATATCCAGTTCAATCTCCTGGAAACTTAGGAAACTTGAGAGATATAGCCATGGACAGCTTGGAAAAATATGGTGTTGGGACAATAGATCCTGAGAAAATCTATGACTTCTATAATGACCTCCATAGTTATCTTGCAAATAGTGGAGTAGACGGTGTAAAGGTTGATGTTCAAAATGTGATTGCAACATTAGGCTCTGGACATGGTGGGCGAGTAGCAATTACCAGAAAGTATCTTGGAGCTCTTGACGAATCCATTGACAAGAACTTCAGAGACAATAACTTAATCTGCTGCATGTGTCACAATTCTGATTCTATTTACAG CTCAAAGAAAAGTGCCACAGCAAGAGCCTCAGAGGACTTCATGCCAAATGAACCAGCATTTCAGACTTTGCATATAGCAACAGTTTCTTTTAACAGTCTGCTTCTAGGGGAGATAGTAGTACCTGATTGGGACATGTTTCAT AGCAACCATACTACTGCCGAGTTCCATGGAGCAGCAAGAGCGATTGGCGGTTGTGCAGTGTATGTAAG CGACAAGCCAGGGAAGCATGATATCAAGATCCTCAAGAAACTTGTCTTGCCTGATGGATCTGTGTTGAGAGCTAGATATGCTGGCAGACCAACTCGTGACTGCTTATTTGTCGATCCAGTTATGGACGGAAAGAG CTTGCTGAAGATATGGAACTTGAATAAGCTAACAGGAGTTCTTGGAGTTTTCAACTGTCAAGGAGCAGGAAGTTGGCCCTTAAAAGAAGCTGTGCACGATTTGCCGATCAAACATTCACAAGATTCTTTGATATCAAGCCATGCTAGGCCTAGTGATGTCGAATTCCTGGATGAGATTGCTGGAAAAAATTGGAATGGAGACTCTGCAGTGTATGCATTTAATTCAG GAAATCTTTCCATAGTGCCAAAGAACAAAAGGTTTCAAGTGTCTTTGGATGTGCTAAAATGCGAAATATTTACAATCTCTCCAGTCAGG GTATTCAATGAAACCCTTGAATTTGCACCACTTGGTTTAATTGACATGTATAATTCTGGCGGAGCCATTGAAGACATAATGTGGATCTCCAAGGATCTTTCAGGCACATTAAAGATCAGGGTTCGAGGCTGTGGAAGATTTGGAGCTTACTCAAGTACGAAACCAAGTTGTTGCAAGATGGACATAGAAGAGGAGAAATTCTGGTATAATCATGAGAATGGATTATTGATTATAGACCTTCAAGGTGGCTGCAATTTGAGGGACCTTGAAATTGAGTACTAA